A stretch of the Apteryx mantelli isolate bAptMan1 chromosome 3, bAptMan1.hap1, whole genome shotgun sequence genome encodes the following:
- the C3H6orf118 gene encoding uncharacterized protein C6orf118 homolog: MERSWQMRSLTHLLDRMEIAHKNDIKLYTSGHLNHNKFYKPSEKIKGGQWDSARKQTIFMRERDQFLAQNERGGKMKIFSSNFYSSIPPLPAHTDSSFPTNRYPQTSVTRVGPPADVSLTPLESLNLKVPKKKVEETTDRLRMHLKRHELDVSEIMVLKKKPVKNSRQCVAEPAKEEYQFIPSYLAGITKTDQFNKFLPFQREFIANHELLQNDFTGSKVSEQHEMKLAKELQKICNCDPLHFKRLQVVEKVFEDICNSSLIFGDILKEIKNEYELYMMILLDSLPIERYKTLKAQVKGMETRPSKAQEIQAVRKDVQVLMKKAKSALERNQELQNELEMVMWMSQTPEDKTETCSNHEIKEVVGKNPSVVEQLESMRCKVLSTWEEMMILYTEKKERMACAGMVDMANTLRDVEEVEDSITETLDKLHITQENQKNVWELIEEFLLLEEEEQGSENPEENKGNEI; encoded by the exons ATGGAGAGAAGCTGGCAAATGAGGAGCCTGACTCATCTCCTAGATAGAATGGAAATAGCCCACAAAAATGATATTAAACTTTATACCTCAGGACATTTAAACCATAACAAGTTTTATAAACcctcagagaaaataaaaggggGACAGTGGGATTCTGCCAGGAAGCAAACCATCTTCATGAGAGAAAGAGATCAATTCCTAGCTCAAAATGAGAGAGGCGGAAAGATGAAAATTTTTTCAAGTAACTTTTATTCCAGCATCCCTCCACTACCAGCACACACTGACTCTTCCTTCCCTACCAACAGATATCCGCAAACATCTGTGACTAGGGTTGGTCCCCCAGCAGATGTATCATTAACTCCACTGGAAAGTTTAAACTTGAAAGTGCCTAAAAAGAAAGTAGAGGAGACAACCGACAGACTCAGGATGCATCTCAAAAGACATGAGTTAGATGTGTCAGAGATTATGGTACTGAAAAAGAAACCGGTTAAGAACAGCCGACAGTGTGTTGCTGAACCTGCCAAGGAGGAATACCAGTTTATACCTTCATACTTGGCTGGTATAACTAAAACTGATCAGTTTAACAAGTTCCTACCTTTCCAGAGGGAGTTCATAGCAAACCATGAATTACTACAGAATGATTTCACAGGGAGCAAAGTATCAGAGCAGCATGAAATGAAACTAGCTAAG GAACTCCAGAAAATCTGCAACTGTGATCCCCTCCATTTCAAAAGACTGCAGGTTGTTGAGAAAGTGTTTGAAGATATTTGCAACAGCTCTCTGATATTTGGTGATATTTTGAAGGAAATTAAG AATGAGTATGAGCTGTACATGATGATACTTCTGGACTCCCTGCCTATAGAACGATACAAG ACTCTGAAGGCTCAGGTCAAAGGGATGGAAACAAGACCCTCAAAGGCTCAAGAAATACAGGCAGTCAGGAAAGACGTGCAGGTTCTTATGAAGAAAGCCAAAAGTGCCCTGGAAAGAAACCAAGA ACTGCAGAATGAATTAGAAATGGTGATGTGGATGAGCCAGACCCCTGAGGATAAAACAG AAACCTGCAGCAACCATGAGATAAAGGAGGTAGTAGGAAAAAATCCCTCTGTTGTCGAACAGCTTGAATCAATGAGGTGTAAAGTTCTCAGCACATGGGAGGAAATGATGATACTGTAcactgagaagaaagaaagaatggctTGTGCTGGGATGGTAGATATGGCAAACACTCTCAGAGATGTAGAG GAAGTTGAAGACAGTATCACAGAAACTTTAGATAAACTGCATATCACTCAGGAAAATCAAAA GAACGTATGGGAATTGATAGAGGAATTCTTGTTACTTGAAGAAGAAGAACAAGGTTCTGAGAATCCAGAAGAAAATAAGGGCAATGAAATTTAG